The Brassica napus cultivar Da-Ae chromosome C7, Da-Ae, whole genome shotgun sequence genome has a segment encoding these proteins:
- the LOC125589868 gene encoding prolyl 4-hydroxylase 5-like isoform X1, which yields MEDNEEDESWKSSSRSTQAFTVIILLLVVIMILLGLGILSLPNANINSSKPNDLTNIVRKSQEQRSGGDEEGNGERWVEVISWEPRAVVYHNFLNLFDFVIP from the exons ATGGAAGACAATGAAGAAGACGAATCATGGAAATCATCATCGAGATCGACTCAAGCGTTCACAGTGATTATCCTTCTGCTCGTGGTGATTATGATTCTTCTCGGTCTCGGGATCTTGTCACTTCCCAATGCAAACATAAACTCTTCCAAGCCCAACGACTTGACCAACATTGTACGCAAGAGCCAGGAGCAGAG GAGTGGTGGAGATGAGGAAGGGAACGGGGAGCGTTGGGTTGAAGTGATTTCGTGGGAGCCTAGAGCTGTTGTTTACCACAACTTCTTGAATCTTTTTGACTTTGTGATTCCATAG
- the LOC125589868 gene encoding prolyl 4-hydroxylase 5-like isoform X2 — translation MEDNEEDESWKSSSRSTQAFTVIILLLVVIMILLGLGILSLPNANINSSKPNDLTNIVRKSQEQSGGDEEGNGERWVEVISWEPRAVVYHNFLNLFDFVIP, via the exons ATGGAAGACAATGAAGAAGACGAATCATGGAAATCATCATCGAGATCGACTCAAGCGTTCACAGTGATTATCCTTCTGCTCGTGGTGATTATGATTCTTCTCGGTCTCGGGATCTTGTCACTTCCCAATGCAAACATAAACTCTTCCAAGCCCAACGACTTGACCAACATTGTACGCAAGAGCCAGGAGCAGAG TGGTGGAGATGAGGAAGGGAACGGGGAGCGTTGGGTTGAAGTGATTTCGTGGGAGCCTAGAGCTGTTGTTTACCACAACTTCTTGAATCTTTTTGACTTTGTGATTCCATAG